The following coding sequences lie in one Paracholeplasma manati genomic window:
- the kduI gene encoding 5-dehydro-4-deoxy-D-glucuronate isomerase — protein MKFQVRYSTSPEDSKSYDTAKLRATYLIEEVFIKDDISLTYSHFDRIIAGGVFPVTTSLKLDAPEEVASEYFLQRRELGVINIGGEGYIIYDGFKQTMAHKDGLYLGRGVQSIEFFSVDPNQPAKFYINSSPAHKAYPNKHIPFSITNPRAVGAESTMNKRVIYQYLHPAILETCQLQMGLTELANGSSWNTMPCHTHERRMEVYFYFNLPSEHRVFHMMGRPDETRHIVMANEQAVISPSWSIHAGVATTNYTFIWGMCGENQAYDDMDFIQTKDLK, from the coding sequence ATGAAATTTCAAGTCCGTTATTCAACCAGTCCTGAGGATTCAAAATCCTATGATACAGCCAAATTGAGAGCAACCTATTTGATTGAAGAAGTCTTTATCAAAGACGATATCTCACTCACCTATTCGCATTTTGATCGCATCATTGCAGGTGGTGTTTTTCCAGTGACCACTTCACTTAAATTAGATGCACCTGAAGAAGTAGCAAGTGAATATTTCTTACAAAGAAGAGAACTCGGTGTCATCAATATTGGTGGCGAAGGGTACATTATTTACGATGGTTTTAAACAAACCATGGCCCATAAAGATGGACTATATTTGGGTAGAGGGGTTCAATCCATCGAGTTTTTCTCGGTAGATCCCAATCAACCAGCCAAATTTTACATCAATTCAAGCCCGGCACATAAAGCGTATCCAAATAAACATATTCCATTTTCAATCACAAATCCACGTGCAGTAGGTGCTGAATCTACCATGAATAAACGTGTGATTTATCAATATTTACATCCAGCGATTTTGGAAACCTGTCAACTTCAAATGGGGCTAACGGAACTCGCGAATGGGTCATCATGGAATACCATGCCTTGCCATACCCATGAACGCCGTATGGAAGTGTATTTCTATTTCAATTTACCATCGGAACATCGTGTATTTCATATGATGGGTAGACCCGATGAAACCAGACACATCGTCATGGCCAATGAACAAGCGGTCATTTCACCAAGTTGGAGCATCCATGCAGGTGTAGCAACCACCAATTATACCTTTATTTGGGGTATGTGTGGTGAAAACCAAGCGTATGATGACATGGATTTTATCCAAACCAAAGATTTAAAATAA
- a CDS encoding bifunctional 2-keto-4-hydroxyglutarate aldolase/2-keto-3-deoxy-6-phosphogluconate aldolase, whose protein sequence is MQNPILEQIKSVGVVAVVRAQTKEEATKIAEACIQGGLKAIELTFTVPKADEVIAHLANNIPADRLILGAGTVLDQATAELAIKAGAKYIVSPGFDLATAEYCLSVGVPYMPGCMTITEMLTALKAGVEIIKLFPGSVFGPGFVKAVKGPLPNIQIMPTGGVSLDNVAEWIKNGVVAVGVGGELTAPAKKGDFKAVEDNARAFVEAVAKARKEA, encoded by the coding sequence ATGCAAAACCCCATTTTAGAACAAATTAAATCGGTTGGTGTTGTCGCTGTTGTGCGTGCACAAACCAAAGAAGAAGCAACCAAGATTGCAGAGGCTTGCATTCAAGGTGGATTAAAAGCCATTGAATTGACTTTTACGGTACCAAAAGCCGACGAAGTAATCGCTCATTTAGCCAACAATATTCCAGCAGATCGTTTAATTTTAGGCGCTGGTACGGTGTTAGATCAAGCAACTGCAGAACTAGCGATCAAAGCTGGCGCAAAGTACATTGTTAGCCCAGGTTTTGATTTAGCGACAGCTGAGTACTGCTTGTCTGTAGGTGTCCCTTACATGCCTGGATGCATGACCATCACAGAAATGCTTACAGCACTTAAAGCTGGGGTAGAAATCATTAAATTATTCCCAGGATCGGTATTTGGACCAGGATTTGTTAAAGCTGTTAAAGGTCCACTTCCGAACATTCAAATCATGCCAACCGGCGGTGTTTCACTCGACAATGTTGCTGAGTGGATCAAAAACGGTGTGGTTGCTGTTGGTGTCGGTGGTGAATTAACAGCACCTGCTAAAAAAGGTGATTTCAAAGCAGTAGAAGACAATGCTAGAGCATTCGTTGAGGCGGTTGCAAAAGCAAGAAAAGAGGCATAA
- a CDS encoding IclR family transcriptional regulator — MKDNRSVNRILAILELISKNPDGLTLGEIYRELDMPKATAYDFLQTLYKADAIYYKDPFRKTYVIGSKMYAIGSVYTKNSNFITTSAPLLKQFSDEYGCNAFATKRINGDKIVFVHVYQSPQSQIVSHVEVGLIYNSFSDNFVGECYAAFDKKIEGVVRIDESKKKDILNKGYVCELGGELNHVMNIAIPVYNFENRVVGVVAVSRLHTSMEDTQALAKQFKEVGKQISRRLGYLGDIL; from the coding sequence ATGAAAGACAACCGCTCCGTCAACCGTATTTTAGCCATTTTAGAACTGATTTCAAAAAATCCAGATGGTTTAACCTTGGGTGAAATTTATCGTGAACTCGATATGCCTAAAGCGACCGCTTATGATTTTTTACAAACACTCTATAAAGCAGATGCGATTTATTACAAAGATCCTTTTCGAAAGACATATGTCATTGGATCAAAGATGTACGCTATCGGGTCCGTTTACACCAAAAACTCCAATTTTATCACCACTTCAGCCCCATTGTTAAAACAATTTTCCGATGAGTATGGGTGCAATGCTTTCGCAACAAAACGCATCAATGGCGATAAAATCGTGTTTGTTCACGTGTATCAATCCCCTCAAAGCCAAATCGTATCACACGTCGAAGTGGGACTCATCTACAATTCATTCTCGGATAATTTTGTGGGTGAATGTTATGCCGCATTTGATAAAAAAATTGAAGGTGTGGTTCGCATTGATGAATCTAAAAAGAAAGATATCCTGAATAAAGGGTATGTTTGTGAATTGGGTGGCGAATTGAACCACGTCATGAATATTGCGATTCCTGTCTATAACTTTGAGAATAGAGTGGTTGGGGTAGTAGCAGTATCGAGATTACATACATCGATGGAAGATACCCAAGCCCTCGCGAAACAATTTAAAGAAGTCGGCAAGCAAATTTCACGACGTTTGGGTTATTTAGGAGATATATTGTAA
- a CDS encoding sugar phosphate isomerase/epimerase family protein, which yields MKIGIRAHDMGKMDAKSLFQRAQSFGFDGIQLVVNKALDQEPELTEAAFETLSTHQHGVEVLLLGSYFNPIHSNQARVQQGIERFNQQLKLAHLLNTKYVASETGSYNDDQWTYHEQNHTKMAYEQVLSVFKPLVNMAESVGKTVLVEAAYAHVIFSPYSLKRFVLDLNSTHVKVIIDLYNLLNVRNHRQHEAILKEALHLLKEDIAVFHLKNYQLKEGKLVQVGLNKGLFDYRKLLPLMLESNPDAYYIFEGITGEDIAESLAFIQQIQEENQ from the coding sequence ATGAAAATTGGGATTCGAGCACATGATATGGGTAAAATGGATGCGAAATCACTGTTTCAACGTGCTCAATCGTTCGGGTTTGATGGTATTCAACTGGTGGTCAACAAGGCACTAGATCAAGAACCAGAACTCACCGAAGCAGCATTTGAAACCTTATCAACCCATCAACATGGGGTAGAGGTTTTATTGTTAGGCAGTTATTTTAATCCCATTCATAGCAATCAAGCAAGAGTACAACAAGGCATCGAGCGGTTCAATCAACAATTGAAACTAGCCCATCTCCTGAATACAAAATATGTTGCATCCGAAACAGGGTCATATAACGATGACCAGTGGACTTATCATGAACAAAATCACACCAAAATGGCATATGAACAAGTTTTATCTGTGTTTAAACCATTGGTTAATATGGCAGAAAGTGTCGGTAAAACGGTTTTGGTTGAAGCAGCCTATGCCCACGTGATTTTCTCACCATATTCATTAAAACGATTTGTGCTTGACTTAAATAGCACGCATGTCAAAGTCATCATTGACTTATACAATTTGCTCAATGTCAGAAACCATCGTCAACATGAAGCTATTTTAAAGGAAGCATTACACCTGTTAAAAGAAGATATTGCAGTTTTTCATTTAAAAAATTACCAACTTAAAGAAGGCAAGTTGGTTCAAGTCGGTTTAAACAAAGGGTTATTCGACTATCGTAAACTTTTACCACTGATGTTAGAAAGCAACCCGGATGCTTATTATATATTTGAAGGCATCACTGGTGAAGACATCGCTGAAAGTTTAGCATTCATCCAACAGATACAGGAGGAAAACCAATGA
- a CDS encoding glycoside hydrolase family 28 protein: MFKLIFKSSRSFTFELDNQAIYYSPSAFNVFLNDTLVLQDVKTNVFSIYGLLPNTTYTVQVADTKATFTTDFESLSLNIMDFGAKGDGFADDTMAIQTAILSAPKQARVFIPKGIYLVGPIFLMSDVTIELELGATLLYVTDRSKYPILPARFTKPDGSFYELASWEGVAAPQYASMITGLNVENVKIIGQGVFDGNAQNSDWWVKHKVMRGAWRPNGLFLVHSKNVALQGVTIKNTPSWNLHPYFSEHIDFIDLKIESPKDSPNTDGCDPESCKDVRIIGIDFSVGDDCIALKSGKIELGKTYKQPCERVVIRNCMMKYGHGAVVLGSEMSGGMKDIEVSQCYFLDTDRGLRIKTRRGRGKDAIIDGITFNNIYMKGVLTPLVMNMYYFCDDDGKTEYVWSKEALPVDDRTPFLGKFVFKNMVCEDVHVAAGFFYGLPEQPIKSIELENIQFSYAKNPEAGIPAMMSFEEPRTKQGLYFNYVDDVRINNVSIQGAEGETITLNHVKNKEIIDTTL, from the coding sequence ATGTTTAAACTCATATTTAAATCCTCAAGAAGTTTTACATTTGAGTTAGACAATCAAGCGATTTATTATAGCCCAAGCGCGTTTAACGTGTTTTTGAATGACACGTTGGTTTTACAAGACGTAAAAACCAATGTGTTTTCTATTTATGGCTTGTTGCCTAACACCACATATACCGTTCAAGTTGCGGATACAAAAGCAACTTTTACAACCGATTTCGAATCACTTTCGCTCAATATCATGGATTTTGGTGCGAAAGGGGATGGTTTTGCAGATGATACTATGGCCATTCAAACCGCTATTTTATCAGCTCCCAAGCAAGCCCGTGTATTTATTCCAAAAGGCATTTATTTGGTTGGACCGATTTTCTTAATGAGTGATGTTACCATCGAACTCGAATTAGGTGCAACCTTATTATATGTAACAGATCGTTCAAAATACCCTATTTTACCAGCAAGATTCACCAAACCGGATGGGTCGTTCTATGAATTGGCCTCTTGGGAAGGTGTCGCAGCACCACAATACGCATCGATGATTACCGGTTTAAACGTTGAAAACGTTAAAATCATTGGTCAAGGTGTCTTTGATGGCAACGCTCAAAATAGTGACTGGTGGGTAAAACACAAAGTGATGCGCGGTGCGTGGCGTCCGAATGGGTTATTCCTCGTGCATTCGAAAAATGTCGCATTACAAGGGGTAACCATTAAAAATACACCATCCTGGAATTTACACCCTTATTTTTCTGAACACATCGATTTTATCGATTTAAAAATTGAATCACCCAAAGATTCACCCAACACCGATGGTTGTGACCCTGAATCCTGTAAAGATGTTCGCATCATCGGCATCGATTTTTCTGTGGGAGACGATTGTATCGCGCTTAAATCAGGAAAGATTGAATTAGGAAAAACCTACAAACAACCTTGTGAACGTGTTGTGATCCGTAACTGTATGATGAAATATGGTCATGGTGCGGTGGTCTTGGGTTCAGAAATGTCGGGTGGGATGAAAGACATCGAGGTATCCCAATGTTATTTCTTAGATACCGATCGAGGTTTGCGTATTAAAACGCGTCGTGGACGCGGTAAAGACGCCATCATCGACGGCATCACATTCAATAACATTTATATGAAAGGTGTACTAACGCCACTGGTCATGAACATGTATTATTTCTGTGATGACGATGGCAAGACTGAATATGTGTGGTCAAAAGAAGCCTTACCAGTGGATGATCGTACCCCATTTTTAGGCAAATTTGTCTTTAAAAATATGGTTTGTGAAGATGTCCATGTAGCGGCTGGATTCTTTTATGGGTTACCAGAACAACCAATCAAAAGCATTGAACTTGAAAACATCCAATTCAGCTACGCTAAAAACCCGGAAGCAGGCATTCCTGCGATGATGAGTTTTGAAGAACCGAGAACGAAACAAGGACTCTACTTCAACTATGTCGATGACGTCCGTATTAATAATGTCAGCATTCAAGGGGCTGAAGGGGAAACCATTACCCTTAATCACGTAAAAAATAAAGAAATTATCGATACTACCTTGTAA
- the kduD gene encoding 2-dehydro-3-deoxy-D-gluconate 5-dehydrogenase KduD, whose product MGILDQFSLKGKVAIVTGASTGLGQGMCLGLADAGADIVGVDYVDMPETKVQVEALGKRFYGIKKDLINSKQADLVALVEEAVKAMGHVDILVNNAGIIKRQDALEFSESNWDDVMNINSRTVFFLSQACANQFVKQQTGGKIISVASMLAYQGGIRVPSYTASKSAVKGITMAMANEWAKYNINVNAIAPGYMATNNTKQLRDDETRAGQILERIPAGRWGLPSDMMGAIVFLASDASSYVNGFTLAVDGGWLAR is encoded by the coding sequence ATGGGAATCTTAGATCAATTCAGTTTAAAAGGCAAAGTTGCCATTGTTACAGGCGCATCCACAGGTTTAGGCCAAGGTATGTGCTTAGGTTTAGCCGATGCAGGTGCTGACATTGTCGGTGTAGACTATGTCGATATGCCAGAAACAAAAGTTCAAGTCGAAGCTTTGGGCAAACGTTTTTATGGCATTAAAAAAGATTTAATCAATTCAAAACAAGCCGATTTGGTTGCTTTGGTTGAAGAAGCTGTTAAAGCGATGGGTCATGTCGATATTTTGGTCAATAACGCCGGTATCATTAAAAGACAAGACGCCCTTGAATTCTCAGAATCCAATTGGGATGATGTCATGAACATCAATTCTCGTACGGTGTTTTTCTTATCACAAGCATGTGCCAACCAATTTGTAAAACAACAAACCGGTGGTAAGATCATTTCTGTTGCTTCGATGTTGGCATATCAAGGTGGCATTCGTGTGCCTTCTTATACCGCTTCTAAGTCAGCAGTTAAAGGGATTACCATGGCCATGGCCAATGAATGGGCCAAATATAACATCAACGTCAACGCGATTGCACCAGGGTATATGGCAACCAACAATACCAAACAACTCCGTGACGATGAAACCAGAGCGGGTCAAATTCTTGAAAGAATCCCTGCCGGTCGCTGGGGTTTACCAAGCGATATGATGGGTGCGATTGTATTCTTAGCATCCGATGCATCATCTTATGTCAATGGCTTTACACTCGCCGTCGATGGTGGCTGGTTAGCAAGATAA
- a CDS encoding aminopeptidase P family protein: MYINNRKNVLNRMENQSFAVFFSGIAPLSTADEQYPFEVNRNFYYLTGIEQEDVILVLLKGAGLEKAILFIEPVDPVQALWVGAGLTKEEAIGVSGVTDIYDRKDFEAVLSKYLQDSRAAVFGALKYLYLDLERRDLRHMPTLANQFGDLMKSKYPNLMVASIHPELGELRSIKQPQEVEAMQKAIEITREGIEALYKAAKAGIKEHQLEAHYNFVLNQHGVKPSFGTIAANGSNATILHYRKNNALIEENNLILFDLGVQKDMYCSDITRTFPVSGQFTERQKAYYEIVLEANKRSIEFLKPGVTFKEWNDFGKKVLAEGLIKLGKIKDESEVTKYYYHSLGHFLGLDVHDVGNYTKPFEENQVLTVEPGLYIADEGIGIRIEDNVLLTKDGRINLSKSIIKEVKDIEAFMKK; this comes from the coding sequence ATGTATATTAATAACCGTAAAAATGTATTGAATCGCATGGAAAATCAAAGCTTCGCAGTGTTTTTTTCAGGCATCGCACCTTTATCGACAGCAGATGAACAATACCCATTTGAAGTTAATCGTAATTTTTATTATTTGACTGGGATTGAACAAGAAGATGTCATTTTGGTATTACTCAAAGGTGCTGGTTTGGAAAAAGCCATCTTATTCATTGAACCGGTAGACCCTGTTCAAGCGCTATGGGTAGGTGCAGGTTTGACCAAAGAAGAAGCGATTGGTGTATCCGGTGTCACCGATATTTATGACCGAAAAGATTTTGAAGCGGTTTTAAGCAAATACCTTCAGGATTCACGTGCGGCTGTATTTGGCGCGCTCAAGTATCTTTATCTGGATTTAGAACGTCGTGATCTACGTCATATGCCTACTTTAGCCAATCAATTTGGGGATTTGATGAAGTCAAAGTATCCCAATTTAATGGTTGCGAGTATCCATCCTGAACTGGGTGAACTGAGAAGCATCAAACAACCTCAAGAAGTTGAAGCGATGCAAAAAGCCATTGAAATTACCCGTGAAGGTATTGAAGCCCTTTATAAAGCTGCCAAAGCAGGGATTAAAGAACATCAACTCGAAGCCCACTACAATTTTGTGTTAAATCAACATGGGGTTAAACCTTCATTTGGTACAATCGCTGCCAACGGGTCTAACGCAACCATTCTTCACTATCGTAAAAACAACGCATTGATTGAAGAAAATAACTTGATTTTATTCGATTTGGGTGTTCAAAAGGACATGTATTGTTCCGATATCACCCGAACATTCCCAGTGAGTGGTCAGTTCACTGAACGTCAAAAAGCCTATTATGAAATCGTCCTTGAAGCGAACAAACGCTCGATTGAGTTTTTAAAGCCAGGGGTTACTTTTAAAGAATGGAACGATTTTGGTAAAAAAGTATTGGCTGAAGGGTTGATTAAACTTGGAAAGATAAAAGATGAATCCGAAGTAACGAAGTACTATTACCATTCGTTAGGCCATTTCTTAGGCCTAGATGTTCATGATGTCGGTAATTACACCAAACCATTTGAAGAAAACCAAGTACTTACCGTTGAACCGGGCTTATACATCGCCGATGAAGGTATTGGTATTCGTATCGAAGACAATGTCTTATTAACCAAAGATGGTCGAATCAATTTATCGAAGTCAATTATCAAAGAAGTGAAAGACATTGAAGCATTCATGAAAAAATAA
- a CDS encoding sugar kinase has product MKIITLGEIMLRLSPTDKNRFVQADSFDVVYGGGEANVAVSLANYGHDAYFVSKLPKHEIGQSAVNSLRKFGVHTEHILRGGERIGIYYLEHGASMRPSKVIYDRADSAIALAKPEEFNWDEIFKDAQWFHFSGITPAISENGAAITKAACIAAKKHGVTVSVDLNYRKKLWTPEQAQKVMKDLMQYVDVCIGNEEDAELTLGFKPGGDVTKGELDHSGYERIFKEMLETFKFKYVVTTLRESHSASDNGWSALIYNGKEFYYSKSYEIRIVDRVGGGDSFSGGLIHGLLTKKTQGEALEFAVAASALKHTIFGDYNLVDEKEVETLAKGDASGRVQR; this is encoded by the coding sequence ATGAAAATCATTACCCTTGGGGAAATCATGTTGAGATTATCTCCAACCGATAAAAACCGATTTGTACAAGCCGACAGCTTTGATGTTGTTTATGGTGGTGGTGAAGCAAATGTTGCAGTATCTTTAGCCAACTATGGACACGATGCTTACTTTGTTTCAAAATTACCAAAACATGAAATTGGTCAATCCGCTGTCAACTCACTCAGAAAATTTGGCGTTCACACCGAACATATTTTAAGAGGTGGCGAACGTATAGGGATATATTATTTAGAACACGGGGCATCGATGCGTCCATCTAAAGTCATTTATGACAGAGCAGACAGTGCCATCGCTTTAGCAAAACCAGAAGAATTTAATTGGGATGAAATCTTTAAAGATGCCCAATGGTTTCACTTCTCAGGGATTACCCCAGCAATTTCTGAAAATGGCGCAGCCATCACCAAAGCAGCATGTATCGCAGCAAAAAAACACGGTGTTACGGTTTCTGTCGATTTAAACTATCGCAAGAAATTATGGACACCTGAACAAGCTCAAAAAGTCATGAAAGACCTCATGCAATACGTGGATGTATGTATTGGTAATGAAGAAGATGCAGAGTTAACCCTAGGATTTAAACCTGGTGGTGACGTTACTAAAGGTGAATTGGATCACTCTGGTTATGAACGTATTTTCAAAGAAATGTTGGAAACCTTTAAATTCAAATATGTGGTAACCACATTGAGAGAATCTCATTCCGCATCTGACAATGGGTGGAGTGCATTGATTTATAATGGCAAAGAATTCTATTATTCCAAGTCCTATGAAATTCGCATTGTCGACCGTGTTGGCGGTGGAGATTCCTTTTCTGGTGGACTGATTCACGGTTTGTTAACCAAGAAAACCCAAGGGGAAGCTTTGGAATTTGCAGTGGCAGCCAGTGCCCTCAAACACACCATTTTCGGTGATTACAATTTAGTAGATGAAAAAGAAGTTGAAACATTGGCCAAAGGAGATGCTTCTGGTCGAGTTCAACGCTAA
- a CDS encoding YhcH/YjgK/YiaL family protein, whose amino-acid sequence MIVDHIKNLHLYVSLNPNIQTVIDFIEKNDIKALQPGNHVVDSNVRLIREDYVPKPLMQCYFESHQQFGDIQLVLEGTEIFGYLEADDLKFQVTEAYNPEKDVMKGQSLGYFSTVLLTKGMFAMVLKNELHMPKLSNGTQETVKKAVFKVKL is encoded by the coding sequence ATGATTGTTGACCACATTAAGAATCTACATTTGTATGTTTCGTTAAATCCGAATATTCAAACAGTGATCGATTTCATTGAAAAGAATGACATTAAAGCACTCCAACCAGGTAACCATGTTGTTGACTCGAATGTTCGTTTAATTCGTGAAGATTATGTCCCAAAACCATTGATGCAATGTTATTTTGAATCTCATCAGCAATTTGGTGACATTCAATTGGTATTAGAAGGTACAGAAATTTTTGGTTATTTGGAAGCAGACGATCTTAAATTCCAAGTCACAGAAGCTTACAACCCTGAAAAAGACGTGATGAAGGGTCAATCACTTGGCTATTTTTCAACGGTCTTATTGACCAAAGGCATGTTCGCAATGGTATTAAAAAATGAATTGCATATGCCAAAACTTTCCAACGGTACACAAGAAACCGTTAAGAAAGCTGTATTTAAAGTGAAATTATAA
- a CDS encoding type III pantothenate kinase, whose amino-acid sequence MILLIDVGNTEVKIGVTRGDKIEQKFRLSTDRNLSADAYYLLIHPFIKNEVVENVAIASVVPPVTKALKELFIKYYQIQPLVVGPGIKTGINVKTDYPKEVGADLICAVAGARTEPTPVLIVDLGTATKYIYMEKATIKGVIITPGVMISMRAMVSNTALLPEFDLEVPAKVLGTNTIACMQSGVTYGVAAQVDGLIERIQTEVGQSFKVIMTGGLSEIIKPLCRTQVERDEHLVLRGLYDILLKN is encoded by the coding sequence ATGATTTTACTGATTGATGTTGGGAATACAGAAGTTAAAATTGGGGTTACCAGAGGAGATAAAATCGAACAAAAGTTTCGTCTATCCACTGATCGAAATCTATCGGCCGATGCCTATTATTTACTCATCCATCCATTCATAAAAAATGAAGTGGTTGAAAATGTAGCGATTGCATCCGTGGTACCACCTGTGACGAAGGCACTGAAAGAGCTATTCATCAAATACTATCAAATACAGCCTTTAGTGGTTGGACCTGGCATCAAAACAGGGATCAATGTTAAAACCGACTATCCCAAAGAAGTCGGTGCTGACCTCATTTGTGCAGTCGCTGGTGCGAGAACTGAACCAACACCGGTATTGATTGTCGATTTAGGTACAGCAACCAAATACATTTATATGGAAAAAGCCACCATTAAAGGCGTCATCATTACCCCAGGAGTGATGATTTCGATGCGTGCGATGGTGTCGAATACCGCGTTGTTACCGGAATTTGATCTTGAAGTACCCGCCAAAGTACTGGGTACCAACACGATTGCTTGTATGCAATCTGGTGTGACTTATGGGGTAGCTGCTCAAGTTGATGGGTTGATCGAACGTATTCAAACGGAAGTTGGTCAAAGTTTTAAGGTTATCATGACAGGCGGACTTTCCGAAATTATCAAACCTTTGTGTCGTACTCAGGTAGAACGTGATGAACACTTGGTTCTTCGTGGACTCTACGATATATTATTAAAAAATTAA
- a CDS encoding phospho-sugar mutase has translation MDYIQKYQSWVNYEALDSTLKTELLQMNDAQKEDAFYVDIEFGTGGIRGLMGAGTNRVNVYTIMRATLGFSRYILSLKRHKKVAISYDNRLNSSAFALRAAGVLAAQGIEVYITKNLRPTPYLSYMVRTNDCDGGIMITASHNPKAYNGYKVYDETGCQLVPRLADIVIQEIQTIEDYFQIPFDESSPLIHWVDEAFDQQYLEQVKTIQIEKLDKKPLKFVYSPLHGAGGPIVPNLLKSLGYDVYPVESQMVNDPNFGATASSNPEEKLAYEGALALAKQIQGDLVLVTDPDADRLGVMVKHQGKYHFLSGNQTASLTLYYVLSRKQAHGLLPKNGYVFTTNVTTPLIEKIAKSFDMTVETTLTGFKFIGEKAKAIEGSGVYVFGCEESYGSLISDFVRDKDAVQAVYMLCEMATFMAEKHQTLIDLLNTVYEQYGYFVEETLNLNLSGIEGKKRIESLMTYFRNNRLSIKNKEIVQIDDVLKQQTWRKTGVEPLNYPVSNVLKFYYRDGSWIVLRPSGTEPKLKIYMSVVGQTKAMAEETLENYKLTVQGLLGQI, from the coding sequence ATGGATTACATCCAAAAATATCAGTCCTGGGTTAATTATGAAGCCTTGGATTCAACATTAAAAACAGAATTATTACAGATGAATGATGCACAAAAAGAAGATGCATTTTATGTCGATATCGAGTTTGGTACTGGCGGTATTCGTGGGTTGATGGGGGCAGGCACCAACCGTGTCAATGTTTACACCATCATGCGTGCGACTTTGGGATTTTCAAGATATATTTTAAGTCTCAAACGTCACAAAAAGGTCGCCATCTCTTACGACAATCGACTCAACTCAAGCGCATTCGCGTTGCGTGCTGCTGGGGTGCTCGCAGCACAAGGGATAGAAGTTTATATCACTAAAAACCTTAGACCGACACCGTATCTATCGTACATGGTTAGAACCAATGATTGTGATGGAGGTATTATGATTACCGCATCCCATAACCCTAAGGCTTACAATGGGTATAAAGTCTATGACGAAACCGGTTGTCAATTGGTGCCACGTTTGGCAGATATCGTCATTCAAGAAATCCAAACCATTGAAGATTATTTTCAAATTCCATTTGACGAATCTTCACCATTGATTCATTGGGTCGATGAAGCGTTTGATCAACAATATCTAGAACAAGTTAAAACCATTCAAATTGAAAAGTTGGATAAAAAACCACTTAAATTCGTTTATTCACCTTTACATGGTGCTGGTGGACCGATCGTTCCTAACCTTTTAAAATCGCTTGGTTATGATGTTTATCCGGTTGAATCACAAATGGTCAATGACCCTAATTTTGGCGCAACCGCATCCTCAAACCCAGAAGAAAAACTCGCGTATGAAGGCGCATTAGCACTGGCTAAACAAATCCAAGGGGACTTGGTTTTGGTCACAGACCCAGATGCAGACCGTTTAGGTGTCATGGTGAAACATCAAGGTAAATACCATTTCTTAAGTGGGAACCAAACCGCATCTCTAACACTCTATTATGTATTAAGCCGTAAACAAGCCCATGGGTTATTACCTAAAAACGGGTATGTATTTACAACCAATGTCACAACACCATTGATTGAAAAAATCGCGAAATCGTTTGATATGACGGTGGAAACGACCTTAACAGGTTTTAAATTCATTGGTGAAAAAGCCAAAGCCATTGAAGGGTCTGGGGTTTATGTGTTTGGCTGTGAAGAATCATATGGGTCTTTGATCTCCGACTTCGTTCGCGATAAAGATGCTGTACAAGCCGTATACATGCTTTGTGAAATGGCAACCTTTATGGCGGAAAAGCATCAAACCTTGATTGATTTGCTGAATACGGTTTATGAACAATATGGTTACTTTGTTGAAGAAACCCTCAATTTAAACTTATCCGGGATCGAAGGTAAAAAGCGTATTGAATCGTTGATGACTTATTTTAGAAACAACCGTCTATCGATTAAAAACAAAGAAATCGTTCAAATCGACGATGTTTTAAAACAACAAACTTGGCGTAAAACTGGCGTTGAACCGCTCAATTATCCAGTGTCCAATGTCCTTAAATTTTATTATCGCGATGGATCATGGATAGTCTTACGTCCGTCAGGCACTGAACCTAAACTGAAGATTTATATGTCTGTGGTGGGTCAAACCAAAGCAATGGCTGAAGAAACACTTGAAAACTATAAACTTACAGTTCAAGGCTTATTAGGACAAATATAG